One stretch of Longimicrobium sp. DNA includes these proteins:
- a CDS encoding DDE-type integrase/transposase/recombinase translates to MAKLPISWEEIDALIAEAKGSTSELHRMIVHAVDTGRLRGRAPTVSTLWRRLRHKQGLDAAEANKGRDRERWKNLDPGSQEARAVTRVEAAVRRGHEAIQALYPLGQITRDEITRHQAVSKRGSSGKLRRKVATGNLQELDVLAADLESRAAILERRLARASSRQEQKTAATATAPVVELSGHGLVKPAGTEGVDPLYGTEGDTGWGRAADAAPRPAVGTLVDFVTPCHTDVIAQARWRMVAPLLGNGIADPRQLAAHWRKRFGEVLTVPGAEYPGIPREVCTKYRNIHWRTLYRWKEAIELSEATAREVGIDTAAAVISLRHQYPNHRRGPKKATAIVVERIYAIYREHPDWSAAAIARHMQRAGTDISERTVQAVVHQISHADRVEARGGPAGEDVILITRLLRESPYANRTWIIDNSFIRFDVVAPDHEGPLDETEEDLGFEAIVETIIPGGLVKRRRVRRLCLTTIIDACTRKILVVRVWAEAPSARTALLALREAMLLYGVPEVVYSDNGSDFRSGEVGDLLRAQGVMQIFSVPYSPRSRGRIERSYRTIKESILPLLPGYVGGSNPRSWHEMELLTIPEVEQHIRTGVEIHMNQRICRTTRRVPNEHYEASIGARGLAGIRRPNDEALIPLLLRDDHVRLDGPGIRVGGLQYHSDAFAEIANGSEVSVYHDPGRPTVAYVAMQGPGGRLEFRGIAEVYGPGAPPPEIGEQRRREAEFRAESEALRTRKREEAVLHDALREASDHGRITGIATADALVAAYDRLAGTVPPALPRTPATTHRLLPLPAGNPSAPEPASGGGPVEQPQPKHRRTARGGRALVLPWD, encoded by the coding sequence TTGGCGAAGCTGCCGATCTCGTGGGAAGAAATCGACGCCTTGATCGCCGAAGCGAAGGGCTCGACCTCCGAACTCCACCGGATGATCGTCCACGCGGTTGATACCGGTCGGTTGCGCGGACGTGCGCCGACGGTTTCGACGCTCTGGCGCCGGCTAAGGCACAAGCAGGGGCTAGACGCAGCCGAGGCGAACAAGGGACGCGACCGCGAACGATGGAAGAATCTCGACCCCGGCTCGCAGGAGGCGCGCGCGGTGACCCGCGTAGAGGCCGCCGTACGACGGGGTCACGAGGCGATTCAAGCGCTATATCCTCTGGGGCAGATCACGCGCGACGAGATCACACGGCACCAAGCAGTATCCAAGCGCGGCTCTTCGGGGAAGCTGCGGCGGAAGGTGGCCACCGGTAACCTGCAGGAGCTCGATGTTTTGGCGGCTGATTTGGAATCCCGGGCCGCCATCCTCGAGCGCCGCTTGGCGCGTGCCTCATCGAGACAGGAGCAAAAGACTGCCGCGACCGCGACGGCTCCCGTCGTGGAGCTGTCCGGACATGGTCTGGTCAAACCTGCCGGGACCGAAGGCGTAGACCCTCTTTACGGCACAGAGGGAGACACCGGTTGGGGCCGCGCGGCCGACGCGGCGCCGCGACCCGCCGTGGGCACCCTCGTCGACTTTGTGACTCCATGCCACACAGACGTCATTGCGCAGGCCCGCTGGCGCATGGTCGCACCACTGCTGGGCAACGGGATAGCCGACCCGCGCCAACTGGCCGCCCACTGGCGTAAACGGTTCGGAGAGGTCCTGACGGTCCCAGGAGCGGAATACCCGGGGATTCCGCGCGAGGTGTGTACGAAGTACCGGAATATCCACTGGCGCACCCTCTACCGTTGGAAGGAGGCCATCGAGCTGTCGGAGGCAACTGCGCGTGAGGTCGGGATCGATACGGCCGCCGCCGTCATATCACTCCGACACCAGTACCCGAACCACCGCCGTGGACCAAAGAAGGCCACGGCGATCGTGGTTGAGCGAATCTACGCCATTTATAGAGAGCACCCCGACTGGTCCGCTGCCGCCATCGCGCGCCACATGCAGCGAGCCGGTACGGACATCTCCGAGCGCACGGTACAGGCGGTTGTCCACCAGATCTCCCATGCCGATAGGGTCGAAGCACGGGGTGGGCCGGCGGGTGAGGACGTGATCCTGATCACCAGGCTGCTGCGCGAGTCACCCTACGCCAACCGCACGTGGATCATCGACAACTCGTTCATACGGTTCGACGTGGTGGCCCCGGATCATGAGGGGCCGCTCGACGAAACTGAAGAGGACTTGGGGTTTGAGGCAATCGTAGAAACAATCATCCCGGGTGGCCTTGTCAAACGCAGGCGGGTGCGCCGTCTGTGCCTGACCACGATCATCGACGCGTGCACGCGCAAGATCCTTGTCGTCCGCGTCTGGGCCGAGGCACCCAGCGCGCGGACGGCATTACTCGCGCTCAGGGAGGCGATGCTCCTCTATGGAGTACCGGAGGTCGTCTACAGCGACAACGGGAGCGACTTCAGGTCTGGTGAGGTTGGGGATCTGCTGAGAGCACAGGGGGTCATGCAGATCTTCTCCGTGCCGTACTCGCCACGAAGCCGAGGCCGGATCGAGCGTTCCTACCGTACCATCAAGGAGAGCATCCTGCCCCTGCTGCCGGGCTACGTTGGCGGCTCCAACCCACGTAGCTGGCACGAGATGGAGCTGCTCACGATTCCGGAGGTCGAACAGCACATTCGCACAGGTGTCGAGATCCACATGAACCAGCGCATCTGCCGCACGACCCGCCGAGTCCCCAACGAGCACTACGAGGCGTCGATCGGAGCGCGTGGGCTGGCCGGCATCAGACGTCCCAACGACGAAGCTCTGATCCCGCTGCTGTTGCGGGACGATCACGTCCGGTTGGACGGCCCGGGGATCCGCGTCGGCGGTCTGCAGTACCACTCGGATGCATTCGCCGAGATCGCCAACGGGTCAGAGGTCTCCGTGTACCACGACCCTGGCCGGCCGACAGTTGCCTACGTCGCAATGCAAGGCCCCGGCGGTCGCCTGGAATTCCGCGGAATCGCGGAGGTATACGGTCCGGGTGCGCCGCCCCCCGAGATCGGCGAGCAGCGGCGACGCGAGGCAGAGTTCCGAGCGGAGTCGGAGGCCCTGCGCACGCGCAAACGGGAGGAGGCGGTGCTACACGATGCCTTGCGCGAGGCGTCGGACCACGGACGCATCACCGGGATCGCCACTGCGGATGCGTTAGTCGCCGCCTACGACCGTTTAGCAGGCACAGTTCCGCCTGCACTTCCACGGACGCCAGCGACAACGCACAGGCTTCTCCCGCTCCCCGCGGGAAACCCTTCGGCGCCGGAGCCAGCATCTGGCGGTGGGCCAGTCGAACAACCGCAGCCGAAGCATAGGCGGACCGCTCGCGGCGGCAGAGCCCTGGTACTGCCATGGGACTGA
- a CDS encoding helix-turn-helix transcriptional regulator, with amino-acid sequence MAHDPGVPVGPALRRFRKERGLTIEQTASRAKLHAVYYGDVERGKENPTVKVIDRVLTVLRRSWGEFGAAVDELRSEPLQDPD; translated from the coding sequence ATGGCTCACGACCCTGGCGTTCCCGTCGGCCCCGCTCTTCGCAGGTTCAGAAAGGAACGAGGTCTTACAATCGAGCAGACCGCGTCGCGTGCGAAGCTGCACGCGGTCTATTATGGGGACGTCGAGCGCGGCAAGGAAAACCCCACCGTCAAGGTGATCGACCGAGTCCTCACCGTGCTGCGACGCAGCTGGGGCGAGTTCGGGGCAGCGGTCGATGAACTCAGATCCGAGCCGCTGCAGGATCCCGATTAG